TAAAAGTATGAGTTCTTACATTTTTAGAATTTATTCGTAAAATCGTGATTTGCAGTAGTTCCCACATTTTAGGAACCAATCTATAAAGTTCAGATTCTAATTTTTTCAGAAAAATGAATTTCTTACGTCGAACTCATTTTAAATCAAATTAAAATTTTATATTTTTTACTTCGAAAAAATATAAAAATAAAACGTTTAAAAATTAGAATGTAGAACCTTCCTCAAAAAAAACATACATTTCGGAATAGACACCCATCTGTAAGAACTCCTACATTTCTGCAAAAGTCAAACTTAGGTTAAAATAACCAATTTGGAGAATAGACTTCAGAATTGAGAACAATCCTATAAATTCAAAATTGATTATCGGATATAAATGATAAACTTTGGAGACGGCGGGGTTCGAACCCGCGTCCTATTGCGCCCCAGATCAGCCTCTACGTGTGTAGTCTGTGTATAAAATTTCGGAAAGAGGTTCACCCTCAGACAGGATTCTCTTTCCTATTCGGCTCAGATACAAACTCTTTTAGGAACCGAAAACCAAAAGAATCGCCTCCCGATCAGTGTCAGAACATTTAGAATTCGAGAGAAAAAACTAAAGTTCCGTAGCAGAGATTAAGCTGCTAAAGCTAATTCGTTATTAGCGGTTATTGTTTGAAGGTTTTGAGAGGAGCCTACAACCTCTACACGCCACATAATCCCTGGCAACAACAGTCGAAACCAATTTCGTCCCCTGCTGTTTTTAGATTAGACTGTCAAAAATAAGAAAACGAAATTTTGCCGCAAGTTTTTTATAAAATTAAGAAACGATTAAATACTTCGATTGAAATTTATAATGAATTCGAACCCTTTAGGAATCGATCTATAAAGTTTAGATTTCTACTTTTTTTCAGAATCATGGGTTTCTTATGTCGAATCCACGTTAAACTTACGTTTTCTAGATAAACCCAAAAAACGAAGTTTAAATAAACAAACCAAATGAGTTTATCTTATAGGTTTTTGATTCGGAATAAAATCGACAAACCAGCGTTATTCGAAATGGATCGAATCGACCGCGTCGATAGGAAATAAAAGATTTCCATCATTCTTTAAAAGAATATAAAAACTTTCGTGCTGATATATAAACCCTTTTACTTGAGAACCATCTTTAAAATGAATTACTCTTTCATGATCAGGCTGATTTTTATCTTTTAAAATTTGAATTAAAGCCTTATTATCCAATTTTGCGACCAAAGACTTCAATTTTTCGACTTGTTTCAAATCGTTCGGAGCAAAACGAACCATAGATTTGAATTTCTCTTCTAATTCTTTTTCTTGATTTGGAAGAATATTCTTAATTTTTTTATTTAGATCGTCTTCCATCGAAAACATTCCAATCGTATTCTCGCCACCAAGCCTACGAACGTCCGAATTTAATGCGAAGACAAAATTCTCTTCTAATTTCAAACCTTGGGACTTTGCTTCTTCGATACTTTTTTCTAAAGAACGAATTTTATTTAAACTGGATTCCGGGATTCCTTTCCAAGACAAGGATTGTCCCCGATTTACTTGAACTTTTTTACTTTGAAAAAGAATCGGAAAATTCATCTTTAAAAATTCTTTCTCTTCTTTTGTTAAAGTACTGGCGGTTTTTTCAAAAGCGATCAAAGGTCCGGTTTCAACTTCTACCTTTCCATCCAAAACGTCTATATCCAGTTTAGAATAAGATTCCCCCACATTTCTGGAATAAATCACTTTCGTTCCTGCCAAAAAAGCTCTTACATCCGGCGAAAGAATCGCAAGTAGACCTTCCCCCGTAGATTCATTCTGAATTGAATCTACAAGAATCGACCCTCGTGCTACATTCAAAGAAGAATACTTTTTATTTCCAGAAATGGAAACTTCAGAATCTGGCAACATTCGAACCGCTACACTTTGAGCTCCTTCTACTTGGAATTCGCAAATAGAAAAATTACCCGAAACCAATTTACGATTCAGAAGACTTTCTCCAGGTTGAGACGCTACACCGTCGATTTTACAATCTCCGTAAGAATTGATAAAAGCCTGACCTAGTTTAGAATCCGACTCAAATTGATATTTAAACCAAAAAGAAACACCTACGACTAAAAACAACATGGCCGCAGTAAGTCCCAAAATCAAAGAACGGGATTTTAGAATCGTATTCGGAAATTCTAAAATCTTTTTCTGAATACTCGATTTCAAATAAGGAGTTTGTTTAATATCAGAAAAAGTACGAGATAAAATGGAATTAGTTCGAGTAGAATTTTGGTACATAGAACGAGCTTTTTCATTTTTAAGTACAAATTGAAGAAGCTCTCGCTTATCTTCGGTATTCAATTCACCGTATAAGTACCTTCCTAAGAGGTCTTCAAAACGTTCTATATCGTCTAATTCCGTTTTCATGATAGAGTTTAGAATTGAAATCCTTGCTGTTCTAATTTTGTTCTCAGTAAGGAAATAGCAGAAATTAATCTTCTACTTACGGTTCTTTCCGAAATTCCCAATACTTGAGCAGTTTCTTTTAAAGTTTTCTTTTTTAATTCCTTATATAATATTATACTTTTTTCCGGTTCAGGAAGACTTTCAATCGTATCTTTTATCGCTTTTTCCAAAAAAACCTTCTCTAAATTTTCCGGAATTTCCGGGTCTATCTCAATATCACCGACTAAATCGCTGAGTCGTATATTTCCGAATTCCTTTTTCTGTTTATTGTAATGTTTGAAGTATAGATTTTTTGCAATCGAACAAGTCCAAGTGCTGAAGGAAGCAATCTTAGAATCGAATTTATGAAAAAAAGTAAATGCTTTTAAGAAAGCCTCTTGAGTTAAATCCTCGGCCACCTCCGGATCACCGCAGATTTTCAAAAGAAAATGATATACGGTTCGGTAGTTATCCTCGTATAAAACTGAAAAATTTACAGAATCAGATTGAACCATTGAAATAAATACCCGATTACTCGGTCTTTTGCAGTTTTTTTGATAAATTACGATTCTAAAAGCACAAAAAAGAAATTAAAACTCGACCTTTTTTTGAAAACTTTGTTTGGAAAACTATGTCTTATTCGTCTCTATTTTCTATTTCGAGAAAATATATTCTTCTCTGTAGAAATTTAATTTGGTTTTTGCAGTAAAACAAATCGACTCTAGGACGATCAAATACCAGAAGAATTTAATTTATTTTCACAAACAAATTTGGAGTCAGCGAAAACAAAATTTTAAGATCCGAAAAAAATTCGTTCTAATTTTGTCAGACACTATTGTTAAGAATATATGAACAAAAATGAATTTACTTCGATAGAAGTCATTCCGGGTTATCTAGGAGGAAAACCTTTCATTAAAGGAACTGGAGTTAGAGTTTCAGAAATTTTGGATTTGCTTTTAGCAGGAATTTCTAGAAAAGGAATTTTAAGAGAATACCCAGGAATCTGTAATCACGATATTGATTCAGCGGTGTCCTTTTTAGAAGCAAAGTTAGAAATAGCAAGACAAAGCCAACATACCCACGAAAAAGTGAGCTGATCACAAGATTCATTTTACTGAAATTTATAATAAGTCTTTTAAAGATTTAAAGTTCAATACAACTTGAATGACTTCAGCCATTGTTATTTTTTTCCCTTATTAACTTTAAAGAACATAAGATCAATTTCTAACAATTAGATATAATAGTTAGAATTGTCGAAAAAATCCATATCTACAATTCACAAAACAGTTTTATCGATTCGTTTTAATGAAAAAACGAAAGAAAACTCACTTTTCAACAATTTTATTATAGATTATGTTTCATTCTTAATTTCCAAAAAATTACGGCAAATTAAATTCGTAGCTTTTAGATTTCTCAAAAAGAAGAACTTTCAATTTTCGTAAAGTTCACACATTTTCCATCTTCCACTTGTAAGTTCCCAAAAAGAAATTTTGAAAAAAAATTTATCAAACCAATTCTAAAATTCTATTGTCTTTCTCCGATGATTGGTCCACCCACAAGTTGCATCATTCTTTCTTTGGTTAAGATTAGATCTTCTCGGTTATCGGTCGCCATCTCGCCGGGACCATCCAGATAAATCGCTCCTTTGGGACAAGCTTCCTCGCACATTCCGCAAAAAATACAACGCAATAAATCGATCTCAAACTTTTTAGCGTATTTATCTTCTGGATGAAGATGTTGAATTTCCGGAGTCACTTCCGCTGCTTCTATATAAATTGCATCCGCAGGACATATCCACATACAACAAAAACAACTTGTACATCTTTCTCTACCCTGTTCATCACGTTTCATCGTATGCATTCCACGAAAACGAGTGGAATACTTTCTTTTCTTTTCAGGGAATTCTATCGTTACCGCTTTTCTTAAAATCGCGGCCTTGATAAAATGTTTGAGAGTGATCCAAAGTCCCTTGCCGATAGAATAAAAATAAAACTTCTCATACCAAGAAAGTTTATGGCGACTTGCTACTCTTACTACGTTAACGGTTCCCAACTTCAACCTCCTTGGGAGAAGTTTTGACCAGTTCCGCTATTTTCCAAAAAACAGAACCGGAACTTAATAAACCTTTAGGCGGCTCCATCACCTTTTGAAAAGACTGATTCAATCCATTTTTATTTGTAAAAGAACCGGCTTGTTCCGCAAACGTTTGAATCGGTACTCCGTAGGTCACTTCGGATATTTCTTGAGTTAGATTTGCGCTCAATAAAACAAAAGTAACATTCGAAGGAATAGAACGTAAAAATTTCTTAATATTCTCATGAATCACAAAGACCAGATCAATTTCTCCTAACTCGATCGATTTACAAATCGTATCGATTTTTTGTGAAGATATAAATCCGGAATCCACCGCCCCTCTTGTATTTGGTCTAAAGTCCGTAGTCATCAAAAAATCTTTTTGTTCGGGCGCTTTGTATTGAACTTCTTCTACCCTTGCTTCCACGATAACCGATTTTTCAAAAGATTCTACACTTTGGAGAATGATTTTTAGGTTTTCGTTGGATTCTTTTGCACCACCTAAAACCGCAATCCGTTTTGATTGACGAATTTTTTCCGCAATGGCAGGCAACACTACAGTACTTTCCGATACGTTCCCATCTTGATAATACGCGAATAACCTATTTTCGTTCAACCAATCGATGTCAAAACGCCCATGATCACAAAGAAAATACATATCCTTTTCTTCGTCGATTCGAGGCATATATCGATACATCTTGTTGTCTCTTACGTTAGTCGTAACATTACAACCAGTGCTACATCCATGACAAATCGATTCGCCGTTTTTATACCACCATACTCTGGATTTGAATAAGGTTTTGTTATTGAGAAGTGCACCCGTAGGACAAAGATCTGCAAGAGCGCCCTGAAAGTTATGTTGAATTGGCTCGTTCTTTGCAAGTCCTATGATAGAGTGATAACCTCTTTCAAATAGTCCTAGATTAGATTCCCCTACGATTTCCTCTTCAAATCGAACACAACGATAACAAACGATACAACGATTATGATTTATGATCAGATTGGAACCAACTTCTTCTTGAGGAATATTCCGTTTTTCTAATGTAAATCTGGAATTGCCCTTCCCCTCTTTAAAAGCATTGTCCTGAAGTTGGCATTCGCCTGCTTTATCGCAAACAGGGCAATCTAAGGGGTGATTAGCTAAAAGAAACTCCATCGTTCCTTCTCGCGCTTCTTTGATTCGATCATTTTTTGTGAAAATGGAAAGACCTTCCGTTACCTTCGTATTGCAAGCCGCTTGAAGTCTAGGAACTCCCTCAATTTCGATAAGGCACATTCTACACATTCCCACGATGGAAAGTTTGGGGTGATAACAGAAGAAAGGAATATCGACTCCGACATCTTTTGCCGCTGATATGAGGTTCTTCTTTTCATCCACCTCATATTCGATTCCGTCGATTTTGATTTTTACCATGGAATCATCCTTTTGATTCTTCCCGAATTTCGGGAAACAGTTCTATAGAAACGTACCATTCTCATTCTGGCAACCCGTTTCTAAAACGGGATCGTCTATCTATTTTTATATTATGTACTCTGTCATACTGTGGGAACTATTACACGTTTAACAATCTTCGATGATTCTAAAAAACCAAACCATTAACTTGGACAAGATTGGCACTTGAAAATTTAAGTTAGAAACCGTTGCAAAACCTGAAATGTAGGAACTACCACTGAATTTTAGAACGATCATCCTTTTTGAGACTGATTCTTAAAGTTCTAAGTTTTTGTAATAATCTGGAATCCGGGCCCATTTTTGAAACCACTGAGGATTGATCGCCCTTTGGTACAGATACGCGTCTACAAGAACTAAATTGACAACTGCCTCGATAATCGGAACCGCTCTAGGAAGAACACAAGGATCATGACGACCTTTTGCTTCTAAAATGGTTTCTTCTCCTTTGAGGTTTACTGTATTTTGTTTTTTAAAAATTGTTGAGGTTGGTTTAAAAGCAGCACGAATAACCAGTTCTTCTCCGTTGGAAATTCCACCTTGAAGCCCTCCAGAATGATTAGTTTTGGTTCTAACTCTTCCAGTTCCTTCTTCCACATAAAACTCATCGTTATGCGAACTTCCGGTTAATAACGTTCCGGCAAAACCTGAACCCACTTCAAATCCTTTACAAGCAGGAATGGAGAGGATCGCCTTTGCTAGATCTCCATCTAACTTGTCATAGACGGGATCCCCTAAACCTGGAGGAAGATTATAAGAAACACATTGGATCGTTCCTCCTACACTATCTCCGGCTTCTTTCATTTTTAGAATCAAAGAACGCATCTGGTCGGCGCTATCAGCGTCTGGACAACGAACTTCGTTTTGATCTACTTCTTCTCTGGACTTAGGATATTTCTGGCCTATGTTAGATTGAACGGTTCCGATCGAATCCACCCACGCAACGGTTTCAATTCCAAGATCATCTTTGAGGATCATTCTTGCAATAGCAGCTGCGGCTACACGGCCAATCGTTTCTCTAACGGAAGAACGTCCGCCGCCTACGTGCGCACGGAAACCGTACTTCATTTGATAGGTATAATCTGCGTGAGAAGGTCTAAACGTGGTTCTTAAATTTTCGTAGTCCTTGGAAATCGTATTTTGATTATCTACAATCAAAGCAATCGGAGATCCGATCGTTTTTCCTTCAAATACTCCAGAAACGACACGGACCGTATCAGTTTCATCTCTAGGTGTGGTAAGATTACTTTGTCCCGGTCTTCTTCGGTTTAAATCTTTTTGAATTTCTTCTAAACGAATGGGAATTCCTGCGGGAACTCCTTCGACCACAACTCCCACGGAAGTTCCATGAGACTCTCCAAAAGTACTAACTTTAAAAATTTTTCCCCAGCTAGAAGGCATATTACCAAAAAATAAGGGAAAGCCTAAGAATAAAGCGGTTTCTAAAAATCCTTTGGTTTTAAGCAGCAGAACGAGGAACCGTTCCTCTAAAACTTTGATCTACCTTCTCGTATAAACTCGGCTCTAATTCGGGATCAATAATGTAAATGACTCTTCTCGGATCCATACTGTTATTTAAATCGAATACCGCTTTTCTTTTATCCTGACGGAAAGAATGAGGATCATAACCCTGAATTTTAATCTTACCTTTATTGATGATCACAGGACGAATCGTTCCGATTCTTTCCAAAAGTGGTCTAGTCTGATGTCTAAAAATTTCTTTAATCACACAAGTTTCAAAATGAATCTTTCTTTGAGAATCCGTAGAAACGACTATAACGTAGTCACCTGGATTCAAAACGCTACGGTTTTCACAAAGGCTGAGCGCCATAAAATCGAAAAAATCTCGAACAATCTTTTCGTTATAAGAAAAGAAACTATTGTTTAAAATCAACTTCATTGAGGTAAGAGCGTCATAAGAGTTACGCCATTCTTGATCCGAACTTAGAGAAGCAAACTCTCCAGAAATCGAAATGATTCCCGGGTCTTCGTCCGTATAAGTATTGTTAAGTGCATAATGGATTTGTTTTTGAATGTCTTCGATCAAAATTTTTTTTGTTTTATCATCCTTATATTTTTGAAGATATTCGGTCAACCTTCGAATAATTATATTTGTAGTAGGATAATTATTGTTTAAACCTTCTCCTCGGAAGGTTCTATGACTATTCAGAACTGCGGATTTAACTTCCGAATTAACTCCGCTTAAATTTCCTATCATAAGATAACTGATGATAGGATGATTTTTAATGTAATCAAATTCTTCAGGACGAAGATCTGTATGGTTCGGAAGTTTCATTCTGGATTTTCCTATATCCACCATAAAGGAAGCGAGCATAATATTGAGTTGTTTTGTCTTTTGAATTTCGTTATCGGTTTTACTCAGAGCTTTCAATCCTCTTAATTTCATCGCCATAGCGATTACCGTACGTTTGGTCATCATCTCGGAATCGGCTTTGATTCCCGCCTGTCTCATCACTTCAATCACGTTCACAAGTCCGAGCTCCATATCTGTACTTCCCTTAAAATCCGCGAGAATATCATCGATACCTTTTTGAACCAAACGAATATGGTTGTTGGTTAACGGAAAATGTTTGAGTTCCTCTAAAAGTTCAGAAGCTTCTTTGGCAAGAGCCACTGTAAGATTTGGATTTACAAGTTTGGTAAACGAAACTTCCCTTCCGTGAACCATATCTGGATTATCTTTTGGTTTAATAACTTTATCTTTTTCTGAAATAAGAAAATAAATTCCTTGGCTTTCAAATTTTTGAAGTCTAGTGACATCCTCTTCGGATGCATCCGATTTTTTATGAATTAAAATCTGTCCGTTTTTATTATAAAAATCGACCGGTATTTCACTTTGACTAATAAAACTCTTGATAACATCAGAATTAAATTCGAACTTTTCTAGAAGTTCTCTATTAACCGACTGCGAGTGATGGCTTGCATTAGAATTCATTTTATCAAATTCCGTTAATTATAGTTGGGGAAAGAGTTGTATTGTAAAAAAAATTTCGACAACCCTTTCCTAAAGAACGATACACAATCCGACTGGAAAAAAATTATTTATGAAACGTACATTCTAACCAAAAGTCACAGAAATTCAAAAAATTATTTCCAAAAATCATAGAAGATTTTTATAAAAAGAGCTGCGATGAATTAGGACGTTTTTCCAGGAAAGTCCATTTTGAAGTCAGTTTTTTCTGTTTAGCGGAGTTATTTGAAAACGTTCATCATAACTTTAGAATTGTTAATCTCAGTGTTTGGAATTTTGTTCTAAACGGGAGTTCGTTTTACTTAGAACTATATAATAAACCACAAATTTTTATCTCAAACTCATTTGAATGCAAAATATTGGAACTTTGTTATAATTATTACTGATCTGTATAAAATTGAGTATCGTTAATTCTATCACAAAACGCTGATTCCATGTAAAATATTAGGTACTTATTACATAGTTATGAGTAGTAGAATGAATTCAAAAAATAGAGCCTTTGAAAAATTAACTCTCGATCATGTTTCTGTTTCACGAAATCGTTGATTGAAGAAGTTTTGTTAATCGACGCTATGGAATTTCTTAATAACTCTAATATATTTGCTGAAATAGTTGGGATTTAAAAAAGCAAAAACTTATCGGTTATTTTAAGCTATTCTAATGCATTACAAAAATCAATTTATTCACAACAATCAAAACCTGATTGCAAAAACTTTGAATGTATTTTTAAATAATATTTTATTTATCAAGATAAAAAGAATCGTTTTTTATCCATTTACAAAAATTGGCTTAAAGAGTGATATAAAAAACGTTGTTTTTATGAACTGGATGGTTCCTATAAAAAAAGTAGAACATCTAATTTCAAAACATGCAAAAGTTAGAATATATGATGACCAAGTATTATCCACTATTCTTACATACGAACATGGAAATTTTAGACCTACCATATTTAATAAAATCAAATCTATTTTCGGTTCCCCTTTACAGAGTAATTGGAGATTATATATCAAGAATCATGAACTTTTCAAAACGAGCGAATCTGCTGTATATTTTATAAAAAATATAATGAACAGTTTTACTTATGCGATAGATAGGTAGTAGAGTTTTTAGTAATATCCTTCAAACTCATCTCCCTGAAAAATTTGAACATTATCGTGATACAAACAAAATCATAACCAAAATACTTTCCGGCAAAAGTAGCGCACCTGATTTGAAAATAATTTTGGAGTTCGCATCGAAATGGCAATTACCTTCGAACATGCAACCATTCTTTTTAGATTCTAAAAATTTAATCGATATAATTTGTAATCAGGAATTTGCCATTTCTAATCAACCAGACAAAAACAAATATGCTGTAGCCCAAATCAATTTACAATTCAATCATATTGATATCCAACCTTTAGAAGTTAAAATCTTTGAAAGTAAATGGCTAAAAGAGATAATTTCTGATTCTCTTTGTTTTGCTTTTATTATTAAAAATCTTACATTTTTAACTTTAGGAGAAAAAATAATTACAATCCAAACGGATGAACCATAATTGATTTTTAAGCGCTCTCTTTAGGAATTTCGCCGGTTTGTTTAGTCAATTCCTCATAAAGACGAGCGTCCATATTAGAATCCAAAACGTAGACAATCCTTCTAGGATCTTGGTTTTTTTCGAGATTATAAACCGCTTTTCTGCGATCCAACTTTAAAGAAGCAATATCAAATCCTGAAATCCTAAGTTTTCCCATATTACTGAAGTTAGGTTTAATGGTTCCTATCCTTTCTAACATAGGACGAATTTGGGTTTTGTACATTTCTCGAATAATACAAACTTCAAAAAAAACTTTTTGATTAGAATCTTGTGTGACCACGATCACAAAATCCCCTTCCCGAATAAAAGGCTGATTATTACACAAAGAAAGACCAATATGATCGTAAAAATCTCTCAGAGTCTTTTCATTATATGCAAAAAAACTGTTATTCAAAATTAGTTTCATTGCAACCAAAGGATCAAAAGCTTCTCTCCATGCCTGTCTCGTGGTCAAGGACGCAAACTCTCCCGCAATGGAAATAACCCCAATATCTTCCATAGGAAGATTATTAGTAAGAATATTTCGAATTTGTTTTTGAATATCCGCGACCAAGATGGTTCTTTTAGGATCGTCCTTATACTTCTCCTTATAAACGTTGAGTTTATGAATAAGAACTTTCGGTTGAGGATAATTGTTATTCATTCCTTCCCCTTTATGAGGACGGTGATGATTAAGAACCAAAGTTTTGATGTTATCGTCCAAATCCGGAAGATTTGCTATCATAAGATAACTGATAATCGGATGGTTTTTGATATATTCAAACTCCTCCGCTTTTAGATCTCTCTCCATCGGAATCTTCATCTGAGTATAACCCACATCCGCAAGATAAGAAGACATCATTAGATTCATTTGATCTAATTTTTTCTGTTCCATGTCCACCTTGGTAAAAGCTTTTCCGGCTCTTACTTTCATAGCCATTGAAATCACAGTGCGTTTTGTAAGTATTTCGGAATCCATAGGAACTCCCGCGCTACTCATAACTTCTATGATGTTGACCAATCCGGTTTCCATGTCCGGAGTTGATTTAAAATCTTCTAATATTCCGTCTATGGATTTATTCAGGTGTCTTAACTGATTTCCGTGAAGAGGAAACTTTTTTAATTCGGATAAAAAGTTGGAAGCGTTTTTAGCAAGATCTACGGTCAACTCAGCGTTAACCAGTTTGGCAAAACTGACGTCTCGACCGTTTACGTTATTTGGTCCATCACCTTGTTTTCCTCCGGAAATCTTTTCAAATTCGGATTTTAAAAAGTAAATCCCTTGGCTTTCGAACCTTAATAATTTTGTAATGTCGTCTCCGTCTGCATTTTCCTTTTTATGAATTAGAATCTGTCCGTTTCTATTATAAAAATCGACGGGAATTACGCTGTTAATTTTAAAATGCTGGATGATTTCTTCTGTAAAATCGAATTTTTGTAAGTCTTTCTGCGCGTCCATAAGAATAATCTTAAATAGTGAATTTTACTTTTTGAATATAGCTACGCTAACTAACGTAGATTAAAATAATCGCTTAAGAATTTCATTTTTAATCCATGAAAAGGCGGGAATAAAACGTTTGCACCGAATATTTTGAATAAGAGACGAAAAAAA
The nucleotide sequence above comes from Leptospira kirschneri serovar Cynopteri str. 3522 CT. Encoded proteins:
- a CDS encoding 2Fe-2S iron-sulfur cluster-binding protein; translated protein: MVKIKIDGIEYEVDEKKNLISAAKDVGVDIPFFCYHPKLSIVGMCRMCLIEIEGVPRLQAACNTKVTEGLSIFTKNDRIKEAREGTMEFLLANHPLDCPVCDKAGECQLQDNAFKEGKGNSRFTLEKRNIPQEEVGSNLIINHNRCIVCYRCVRFEEEIVGESNLGLFERGYHSIIGLAKNEPIQHNFQGALADLCPTGALLNNKTLFKSRVWWYKNGESICHGCSTGCNVTTNVRDNKMYRYMPRIDEEKDMYFLCDHGRFDIDWLNENRLFAYYQDGNVSESTVVLPAIAEKIRQSKRIAVLGGAKESNENLKIILQSVESFEKSVIVEARVEEVQYKAPEQKDFLMTTDFRPNTRGAVDSGFISSQKIDTICKSIELGEIDLVFVIHENIKKFLRSIPSNVTFVLLSANLTQEISEVTYGVPIQTFAEQAGSFTNKNGLNQSFQKVMEPPKGLLSSGSVFWKIAELVKTSPKEVEVGNR
- the rsx gene encoding LIMLP_03685 family anti-sigma factor, translating into MKTELDDIERFEDLLGRYLYGELNTEDKRELLQFVLKNEKARSMYQNSTRTNSILSRTFSDIKQTPYLKSSIQKKILEFPNTILKSRSLILGLTAAMLFLVVGVSFWFKYQFESDSKLGQAFINSYGDCKIDGVASQPGESLLNRKLVSGNFSICEFQVEGAQSVAVRMLPDSEVSISGNKKYSSLNVARGSILVDSIQNESTGEGLLAILSPDVRAFLAGTKVIYSRNVGESYSKLDIDVLDGKVEVETGPLIAFEKTASTLTKEEKEFLKMNFPILFQSKKVQVNRGQSLSWKGIPESSLNKIRSLEKSIEEAKSQGLKLEENFVFALNSDVRRLGGENTIGMFSMEDDLNKKIKNILPNQEKELEEKFKSMVRFAPNDLKQVEKLKSLVAKLDNKALIQILKDKNQPDHERVIHFKDGSQVKGFIYQHESFYILLKNDGNLLFPIDAVDSIHFE
- a CDS encoding NuoI/complex I 23 kDa subunit family protein yields the protein MGTVNVVRVASRHKLSWYEKFYFYSIGKGLWITLKHFIKAAILRKAVTIEFPEKKRKYSTRFRGMHTMKRDEQGRERCTSCFCCMWICPADAIYIEAAEVTPEIQHLHPEDKYAKKFEIDLLRCIFCGMCEEACPKGAIYLDGPGEMATDNREDLILTKERMMQLVGGPIIGERQ
- a CDS encoding RNA polymerase sigma factor — its product is MVQSDSVNFSVLYEDNYRTVYHFLLKICGDPEVAEDLTQEAFLKAFTFFHKFDSKIASFSTWTCSIAKNLYFKHYNKQKKEFGNIRLSDLVGDIEIDPEIPENLEKVFLEKAIKDTIESLPEPEKSIILYKELKKKTLKETAQVLGISERTVSRRLISAISLLRTKLEQQGFQF
- a CDS encoding DUF433 domain-containing protein; this translates as MNKNEFTSIEVIPGYLGGKPFIKGTGVRVSEILDLLLAGISRKGILREYPGICNHDIDSAVSFLEAKLEIARQSQHTHEKVS
- the aroC gene encoding chorismate synthase, coding for MPSSWGKIFKVSTFGESHGTSVGVVVEGVPAGIPIRLEEIQKDLNRRRPGQSNLTTPRDETDTVRVVSGVFEGKTIGSPIALIVDNQNTISKDYENLRTTFRPSHADYTYQMKYGFRAHVGGGRSSVRETIGRVAAAAIARMILKDDLGIETVAWVDSIGTVQSNIGQKYPKSREEVDQNEVRCPDADSADQMRSLILKMKEAGDSVGGTIQCVSYNLPPGLGDPVYDKLDGDLAKAILSIPACKGFEVGSGFAGTLLTGSSHNDEFYVEEGTGRVRTKTNHSGGLQGGISNGEELVIRAAFKPTSTIFKKQNTVNLKGEETILEAKGRHDPCVLPRAVPIIEAVVNLVLVDAYLYQRAINPQWFQKWARIPDYYKNLEL